One part of the Lotus japonicus ecotype B-129 chromosome 2, LjGifu_v1.2 genome encodes these proteins:
- the LOC130737526 gene encoding pentatricopeptide repeat-containing protein At5g56310, which translates to MNLTLSLSRTQLHVRQWKWRWRPSFFSSSSLPHADEQAQQLLRRCSNLSHLLQTQAFMLTRALDQDHILLSQFIHTSASLGFSSHAYSIFTSSNHRPPSIFIYNNIIWALSSSNPTRAVALFNSIRLQNLRPDSYSLPFALKAVVSLSAVVVGEQIHCQAFVTGLDSHPSVATSLVHMYSSCSNNVASARKVFDEFVGHGSVSLWNTMLAAYAKVGDMCSASNLFESMPQTDKNVVSWTALISGYAQTDNPNEAIMLFHRMQLQNVQPDEIAILTVLSACADLGALHLGEWIHNYIENEKHEILKNRVVPLYNSLIHMYAKSGNISKALQVFENMQHKTIITWTTMIAGLALHGLGNEALRLFSRMEKARVKPNEVTFIAVLSACSHVGLVELGQDVFTSMRSKYGIVPEIEHYGCMVDLLGRGGYLEEAKELVRVMPFEANAAIWGSLLAAATRCGDAELAAEALRHLIVLEPQNCGNYSLLSNTYAALGRWSEARMVRKVMRDKGVEKVAGMSFIEVNNIVYEFIAGDNKLNMYFVEVLHSLDGQLRLID; encoded by the exons ATGAATTTGACATTGTCATTGTCTCGAACGCAGCTGCATGTGAGGCAATGGAAATGGAGGTGGAGAccctccttcttctcctcctcctcgctTCCACACGCTGATGAACAGGCGCAGCAGCTGCTCCGCCGTTGCTCCAATCTGAGCCACCTCCTTCAGACACAAGCCTTCATGCTCACCCGAGCTCTCGACCAAGACCACATCCTCCTCTCGCAATTCATCCACACCTCTGCATCTCTTGGTttttcctctcacgcttactcCATTTTCACCTCCTCCAATCACCGACCACCCAGCATCTTCATCTACAACAACATCATCTGGgctctctcctcctccaaccCCACACGCGCCGTCGCTCTTTTCAACTCCATTCGCCTTCAAAACTTGCGACCCGACTCTTACTCTTTACCTTTCGCTTTGAAGGCGGTTGTTTCTTTATCTGCCGTCGTCGTCGGTGAGCAGATTCATTGCCAAGCTTTTGTTACCGGGTTGGACTCCCATCCCTCTGTGGCCACATCACTCGTTCACATGTACTCTTCCTGCAGTAACAATGTTGCTTCTGCTCGGAAGGTGTTTGATGAATTCGTTGGACATGGTTCGGTTTCGCTCTGGAATACCATGCTTGCAGCTTATGCCAAGGTTGGTGATATGTGCAGTGCAAGCAACTTGTTTGAATCTATGCCTCAAACAGATAAGAATGTTGTTTCATGGACTGCACTAATTTCAG GTTATGCACAGACTGATAATCCTAATGAGGCCATCATGCTTTTCCACAGAATGCAGCTCCAAAATGTGCAGCCAGATGAAATTGCAATATTGACTGTGCTCTCTGCCTGTGCTGATTTGGGTGCTCTTCACTTGGGGGAGTGGATTCACAACTACATCGAAAATGAAAAGCATGAGATACTTAAGAATAGGGTTGTCCCTCTTTATAACTCTCTCATACACATGTATGCCAAATCAGGCAACATAAGTAAAGCACTCCAAGTGTTTGAAAATATGCAGCACAAAACGATTATAACCTGGACAACGATGATTGCGGGGCTTGCTTTACACGGTCTAGGAAATGAGGCCCTTCGTTTATTTTCTCGCATGGAGAAGGCTCGAGTTAAGCCGAATGAAGTCACCTTCATCGCAGTCCTCTCTGCTTGTAGCCATGTCGGGTTGGTTGAACTGGGACAAGATGTTTTCACGTCGATGAGGTCGAAATATGGAATTGTGCCTGAGATTGAGCACTATGGCTGCATGGTTGATTTGCTTGGACGTGGTGGCTACCTTGAAGAAGCAAAGGAGCTAGTTAGGGTGATGCCGTTTGAGGCGAATGCAGCTATATGGGGATCCCTTCTTGCTGCCGCAACTAGATGCGGTGATGCTGAGCTTGCAGCGGAAGCTTTGCGTCACCTGATAGTGCTCGAACCCCAGAATTGCGGGAATTATTCACTCTTGTCAAATACGTATGCTGCGCTTGGAAGGTGGAGTGAAGCGCGGATGGTGAGGAAGGTGATGCGGGATAAAGGTGTGGAAAAGGTTGCAGGTATGAGTTTTATTGAGGTGAACAACATAGTCTATGAATTCATTGCGGGAGACAACAAATTAAACATGTACTTTGTTGAAGTCTTGCATAGCTTAGATGGGCAACTAAGGTTGATTGATTAA
- the LOC130737527 gene encoding uncharacterized protein LOC130737527: MGFTCCSLASQFVPPLRSLHPTNRKSSPFSAAITPPPSRKPISICIVAAANSASSTGKDKKKEVDEVVEVEEDLPWIQEKALDLVEFTGSVTQAIPGPRVGPTSFPWILAVPLAYAGLTFVIAFVKTVRKFTSPKAKRRRLVSKNATLCRSIDDLFQKGRDQVTLDALNEIVNKTGFELEEILRKYIRYTLNEKPFNPDTVADLIQLRRASMLNDSDVARILNEISLRIVGDKGPVVMDKSGYTEKGFKRKLAVQTLFGKVFYLSELPEFCSRDSSLVVKETFGVTDEDADKLRIHTISDAGNFDALEKMMDNSDSEDSSEASFDAS; encoded by the exons ATGGGTTTCACTTGTTGTTCTCTCGCTTCCCAGTTTGTCCCTCCTCTACGGTCTCTTCACCCAACCAATCGCAAATCTTCACCATTCTCCGCTGCCATCACTCCTCCTCCTTCAAGAAAACCAATCTCAATCTGCATAGTAGCAGCAGCAAACTCAGCTTCTTCCACAGGCAAAGACAAGAAGAAGGAAGTTGACGAGGTCGTGGAAGTCGAGGAGGACCTACCATGGATTCAGGAAAAGGCTCTTGACCTGGTCGAGTTCACTGGCTCTGTCACCCAAGCCATTCCTGGTCCTCGTGTGGGTCCCACCTCCTTCCCATGGATTCTCGCTGTTCCTCTCGCATACGCCGGCCTCACCTTTGTCATTGCCTTCGTCAAGACCGTCAGGAAATTCACTTCTCCCAAAGCAAAACGCCGCCGACTG GTCAGTAAAAATGCAACGCTCTGCAGGTCAATTGATGATTTATTTCAAAAAGGAAGAGATCAAGTCACACTTGATGCTCTCAACGAAATTGTGAATAAG ACGGGTTTTGAGTTGGAAGAAATTTTGCGCAAGTATATCCGGTATACTCTGAATGAGAAACCATTCAACCCTGACACGGTAGCTGATTTAATTCAGCTAAGGAGAGCGTCTATGTTAAACGACTCTGATGTTGCTAGGATCCTGAATGAAATTTCCCTACGAATTGTGGGAGACAAAG GTCCTGTTGTAATGGATAAATCAGGTTACACTGAAAAGGGTTTCAAGAGAAAACTAGCTGTTCAGACTCTTTTTGGGAAGGTCTTCTATCTATCCGAG CTGCCGGAGTTTTGTTCAAGAGATAGCTCCTTAGTTGTCAAGGAAACCTTCGGAGTTACAGA TGAAGATGCTGACAAACTGAGAATACACACAATCTCTGATGCGGGCAATTTTGATGCACTTGAGAAGATGATGGACAATTCAGATTCAGAAGATTCTAGTGAGGCTTCATTTGATGCTTCTTGA
- the LOC130737525 gene encoding uncharacterized protein LOC130737525, which yields MQVVGSVLNCDDEFVEICRKKVLIVSSSRRSERDRRCRSWSWSWSWSCRTTATATATATPTVTFWRLNNSSFVVTTYYHYHTIEISSLAYLTLAGGQIDINSRLSRVSWVISDTLGISLKVPVITPRGDQL from the exons ATGCAAGTCGTCGGTTCTGTTCTGAATTGCGATGATGAATTCGTTGAAATTTGTAGAAAGAAAGTCCTTATCGTCTCTTCATCCAGAAGAAGCGAACGCGACCGACGGTGCCGGAGTTGGAGTTGGAGTTGGAGTTGGAGTTGTCGTACTACTGCTACTGCTACTGCTACTGCTACTCCTACGGTCACATTTTGGAGATTGAACAACTCTTCTTTTGTTGTTACTACTTACTACCATTACCATACCATCGAGATTTCAAG CCTAGCCTATTTAACTCTTGCTGGCGGTCAAATTGATATTAATTCCAGGCTTTCAAGGGTTTCTTGGGTGATATCAGACACACTGGGAATTTCTCTCAAG GTGCCCGTAATAACTCCTCGGGGGGACCAACTATAA